The DNA segment GTTGAAGGGAAATCTCTTGAAAGGATTTCATTTGATCACTATGATTCATAATAAAAGTAAAAGTCTCTTCCACTGTATGACGGCGATAAACTTCAACGTCTTCATCCGATTCAACAAATGAAAGATCGTTAGACCCAATAATCTCCATGGCTACACCATCCATCGTCTGTTCCCCAAGTCCTCCGCCGATGTAATAGACGTTCCCTTTTCCATACGTATTTCGGGTTACGGCAGCATATTGTCCATAGAGCCCGTCCTGATATCGAAAAAGAACCTCCGCCGTTTCAGCAACAATTAAATCTCTCCAAACCGCTACGCGCGAAGTTTCTCCATTATAGTCGCCCGTTCCTTCGACGGGTACGGTTCTTTCCTTTGTTAAAGATTCAACTTCTTCGATCTTTATTCCTGTTAATGAACGGACCGGGCCTGGGAGTGGCTGTTTGAAATGAATGTTGTTATCTTTATTCTTTAAGCCAGCTCGAAACGAAAAGACTACTGTTCCCCCTTTTTCCGCAAAGGCAGCTAACTGATCTGCCAATCTTTGATCGATGATTTGCATAACCGGTACAAGGACAACTTTGTATGTTGAAAGGTCTCTGTCGCAAGGAATAACATCTATATGGGTATTCAAGGAATAAAACGGCCGATACAGACGCATCAGTTCTTCTTTAAAATCGAAATCTTTACTCTGACTTTGTGCACGCCAAGACCAAATATTGTCGTAATCATAGATGACGGCAATCTCGGACTTGATAGGTGACTCAAGCACATCTTCATATGAAGAAATCTCATGGAATAACGATTGGACTTCTTTATACTTCCTTCCATACTGGTTATCTTGATCAATTACTCCATAACAAAACTGCTCCGCTCCCTTTGTCATTCCTCGCCAACGGAAATAAAGCATATGATTGCAACCATGGGCAAATGCCTGATAAGACCACATTTTAGCTTGGTTCGGACGCGGCAAGTAACCAATCACATCGTGTCCCTGAGCTCCCATCAATTCCTCGACGATCCAAAAGTTTTTATCTAATAAGCCCCGGTTGAAATCAAGTGTCATCGCAATCTCAGCTGGTGGAATGGGTTCCTCCAGTCCACCCCACACCGGATAATTGTCGTAGGAAACAAAGTCCATGGGGCGAAGATTTTCCGCATGATCGAACCATTTGTTGAAAAATCCTCCTGCGACGTTCGTGGTCACGCGCTGATGCGTTCCTTTATATTGTTTTACGATATTTGTCATGTCATGGGCGAAGCGATTGAGGGAAGCTGAACGGAACCTGGCCCAATCCAATTTTAACCCGGGATTATGTGTCGTGATGGTTGGTTTTGGAACGGGAATCTCAGTAAAATCATTGTACGTCTGTCCCCAAAAGACCGTTCCCCAGCGCTCATTTAAGCTGTAAATATCATGGTATTTCTCAGCCAGGAATTCATGGAACTTAGCATGACACTGATCACAGTAGCATTG comes from the Halobacillus shinanisalinarum genome and includes:
- a CDS encoding beta-galactosidase, which codes for MTYLGVDYYPEHWPKEMVTEDIQGIKEMGANIVRIGEFAWHLMEKKDGQFNFSYFDMVIDSLKEKGLDVMFGTPTATFPAWLADRDPSILSEDEYGHKRVFGGRRQYCFHSDTYREHSARITKELVKHYQHEQAIVVWQVDNEFGHEGSDQCYCDQCHAKFHEFLAEKYHDIYSLNERWGTVFWGQTYNDFTEIPVPKPTITTHNPGLKLDWARFRSASLNRFAHDMTNIVKQYKGTHQRVTTNVAGGFFNKWFDHAENLRPMDFVSYDNYPVWGGLEEPIPPAEIAMTLDFNRGLLDKNFWIVEELMGAQGHDVIGYLPRPNQAKMWSYQAFAHGCNHMLYFRWRGMTKGAEQFCYGVIDQDNQYGRKYKEVQSLFHEISSYEDVLESPIKSEIAVIYDYDNIWSWRAQSQSKDFDFKEELMRLYRPFYSLNTHIDVIPCDRDLSTYKVVLVPVMQIIDQRLADQLAAFAEKGGTVVFSFRAGLKNKDNNIHFKQPLPGPVRSLTGIKIEEVESLTKERTVPVEGTGDYNGETSRVAVWRDLIVAETAEVLFRYQDGLYGQYAAVTRNTYGKGNVYYIGGGLGEQTMDGVAMEIIGSNDLSFVESDEDVEVYRRHTVEETFTFIMNHSDQMKSFQEISLQPFESRIIKH